The following proteins are encoded in a genomic region of Synechococcus sp. CBW1002:
- a CDS encoding IS5 family transposase has translation MYRRHNNGQISIKEFHLPFGGTLDPENRWVQLEGLIPWDELEETYAPQFSATIGAPAKSVRMAFGALYIKQKLGLTDEETVHQIRENAYIQFFLGFAGYTAKAPFDASMMVHFRKRFSDEDLRRINELVVQRGKEILLEALAQAADDDDHDDRDSSGGGAQLELDALIKPADWPEGKNWGTLTIDASCTPADITYPRDLKLLNEARTTTERVIDDLCSQSSGFRRHRPRYDRGLARAHFLRVAKQKRPRRRKVKAAIKHQLGYVRQNLKAIDALIGCGARLSELKRHWWQKLLACSELERQQGLLLASQTNSIPDRLVNLVQTHIRPMVRGKARAAVEFGAKISVSVQNGFPFLHRISWNPYNEGEDLIAQAEKYKLDTGSYPERICADRIYITAKNRHFCTRNGIRLSGKRLGRPPKDPDVTTAHKHQLRSDQARRNEVEGVFGSGKRKYSLDLIMARLPAGAESSISMAFVVMCAEKVLRLLRLFFVLLFGWIYSFFMAWSAIRAPEGICKPCF, from the coding sequence ATGTACCGGAGGCACAATAACGGTCAGATCTCAATCAAGGAGTTCCACCTGCCATTTGGCGGCACACTTGATCCCGAGAATCGCTGGGTTCAACTGGAGGGGCTGATCCCATGGGATGAGCTGGAAGAAACCTATGCCCCTCAATTCAGCGCCACAATTGGCGCTCCAGCCAAATCAGTGAGAATGGCCTTTGGTGCTCTCTACATCAAACAGAAGTTAGGGCTCACCGACGAAGAGACAGTCCATCAGATCAGAGAGAACGCCTATATTCAGTTCTTTCTCGGCTTTGCGGGCTACACAGCTAAGGCACCGTTTGATGCCTCGATGATGGTGCACTTTCGCAAGCGTTTTTCTGACGAGGATCTGCGCCGTATCAACGAGCTGGTGGTGCAGCGCGGCAAAGAGATCCTTCTGGAAGCACTTGCTCAGGCAGCAGACGATGACGACCATGATGATCGTGATTCCAGTGGAGGAGGCGCTCAGCTAGAACTTGATGCGTTGATCAAGCCTGCTGACTGGCCAGAAGGAAAGAATTGGGGCACTCTCACGATTGATGCCAGTTGCACTCCAGCCGACATCACCTATCCCAGAGACCTCAAGCTCCTCAACGAGGCTCGCACAACGACCGAGCGAGTCATTGATGATCTGTGCAGTCAGTCATCGGGATTCAGGAGACATCGACCTCGCTACGACCGTGGCCTTGCTCGTGCTCATTTCCTGAGAGTGGCGAAGCAAAAACGACCACGTCGCCGCAAAGTGAAGGCTGCCATTAAACATCAGCTTGGCTATGTGCGGCAGAATCTCAAGGCCATTGATGCTCTGATCGGCTGCGGGGCAAGGCTTTCCGAGCTTAAGAGGCATTGGTGGCAGAAGTTGTTGGCCTGCAGCGAGTTGGAGCGGCAACAGGGCCTTCTGCTCGCCTCTCAGACCAACAGCATTCCAGACCGCCTGGTGAATCTTGTGCAGACCCATATCCGCCCAATGGTGCGAGGCAAAGCACGTGCTGCGGTGGAGTTTGGAGCCAAAATCAGTGTTTCGGTTCAAAACGGCTTTCCGTTCTTGCACCGCATAAGCTGGAACCCCTACAACGAAGGAGAAGACCTTATCGCTCAGGCGGAAAAATACAAGCTGGATACAGGATCTTACCCAGAGCGAATCTGCGCCGACCGGATTTATATCACGGCCAAGAATAGGCATTTCTGCACGAGGAACGGTATTCGCCTCTCCGGCAAGCGATTGGGTCGCCCGCCCAAGGATCCTGATGTCACCACTGCACACAAGCACCAGCTCCGATCTGATCAAGCTCGACGCAATGAAGTGGAAGGCGTCTTTGGCTCTGGAAAGCGCAAGTATTCCCTGGATCTGATCATGGCTCGTCTACCAGCTGGTGCCGAATCCTCCATCTCGATGGCCTTTGTCGTGATGTGCGCGGAAAAGGTCTTGAGGCTGCTGCGCCTCTTTTTTGTCCTTCTTTTTGGGTGGATCTACAGCTTTTTTATGGCCTGGTCAGCGATCAGAGCGCCTGAGGGCATCTGCAAGCCATGCTTTTGA
- a CDS encoding ATP-binding protein has translation MRDSIGGKELGSIEAPASMDQWDHFIDFATEHIHRVIADESRAYKLKLAYEELISNIIRAANANKSVADKDAKLAVSLMLRNEDGEPWLVLRTSDTGIQFNPNFNQGPPFDTNQPVHERKIGGLGIFLIEQSVDKVSYDWINGNNVYELCMACNPEVVKQP, from the coding sequence ATGAGAGATTCTATCGGCGGTAAAGAACTTGGCAGTATTGAGGCTCCTGCATCAATGGATCAATGGGATCATTTCATTGATTTTGCTACCGAGCATATCCACCGTGTCATCGCAGATGAGTCACGCGCTTACAAGCTCAAGCTCGCCTACGAAGAGCTCATCTCAAACATCATTCGAGCTGCTAACGCCAACAAATCTGTCGCAGATAAGGACGCCAAGCTGGCAGTTTCTCTGATGCTACGAAATGAGGATGGAGAACCCTGGCTTGTGCTTCGCACGAGCGATACGGGAATTCAGTTTAATCCTAATTTCAATCAAGGGCCTCCATTCGATACGAATCAACCCGTCCATGAGAGGAAGATCGGTGGGCTAGGCATCTTTCTCATTGAACAGTCCGTCGACAAGGTCTCATACGACTGGATTAATGGGAATAATGTGTATGAGCTCTGTATGGCCTGCAACCCCGAGGTAGTTAAGCAACCGTGA
- the istA gene encoding IS21 family transposase, translating to MPAPLTAQQIALYMSKRRAGSRQEVAAAAAGISVSSAHRIDAGRLQPKAAKPRGRRRPDPLAEVWEPLLLPLLERHPALTPTTLLEHLQEQKPDQDWSSLKRTLQRRVQQWKALHGPAPEVMFPLAYQPGEIGFCDFTRLKRVAITLRGEPFPHLLFHYRLAWSGWAYGQLIHGGESFVALSEGLQNALAACGGVPKELRTDRLSAASRNRDGSYALDITPRHQALCAHYGLSASRNNRGVAHENGIIEAPHGHVKRRLEQKLILRGSCDFEEPAEYAQLLAEVFCALNAPRQQRYEQELEHLGPLPAFRFADYELLTVRVRSTSTIEVRQVIYSVPPTLIGRQVMVRLHHDRLVVFLGSDWVCQLPRLYGASGGKRAWCIDLEHLIDALRAKPRALLHCRYQRYLFPDSRWWDFWQQLLVGGDRDAAARLMVEALYVAVRVASYALVLAFLEQAQRRQTLSLSALQQRFRVPPRCQSLPDPAIPQHLLATYDHLVPMPALCGGGSGAAAPAQTAETGALPQSLAAAGRSG from the coding sequence ATGCCTGCTCCCCTCACCGCTCAACAGATTGCGCTGTACATGTCCAAACGACGAGCCGGCAGCCGCCAGGAGGTGGCTGCCGCAGCGGCGGGCATTTCGGTGAGCAGTGCCCACCGCATTGATGCTGGCCGCCTCCAACCCAAAGCCGCCAAGCCCCGTGGCCGGCGGCGGCCCGATCCATTGGCTGAGGTCTGGGAGCCCCTGTTGCTGCCGCTTCTGGAGCGCCATCCAGCCCTGACGCCCACCACCCTGCTGGAGCACCTGCAGGAGCAGAAGCCAGATCAAGACTGGAGTTCGCTCAAACGCACCCTGCAGCGGCGGGTGCAGCAGTGGAAGGCCTTGCACGGTCCAGCGCCGGAGGTGATGTTCCCGCTGGCCTACCAGCCTGGAGAGATCGGCTTCTGCGATTTCACCCGGCTGAAACGGGTGGCGATCACCCTGCGCGGCGAACCATTTCCCCACCTGCTGTTCCACTACCGCCTGGCCTGGAGCGGCTGGGCTTATGGGCAACTCATCCATGGTGGCGAGAGCTTTGTCGCCCTTTCAGAAGGGCTGCAGAACGCCCTGGCCGCCTGCGGTGGGGTGCCCAAGGAGCTGCGCACCGATCGACTGTCGGCCGCCAGCCGCAATCGGGATGGCAGCTACGCCCTCGACATCACCCCCCGCCACCAGGCGCTCTGCGCCCACTACGGCCTCAGTGCCAGCCGCAATAACCGCGGCGTGGCTCACGAGAACGGCATCATCGAGGCTCCCCATGGCCATGTGAAACGTCGGCTGGAGCAGAAGCTGATCCTGCGGGGCAGCTGCGATTTCGAGGAGCCCGCCGAATACGCCCAGCTGCTCGCTGAGGTGTTCTGTGCCCTCAACGCCCCCCGGCAGCAGCGTTACGAGCAGGAGCTGGAGCACCTGGGGCCCCTGCCGGCCTTCCGCTTTGCCGACTACGAGCTGCTCACAGTGCGGGTGCGCAGCACCAGCACGATCGAGGTGCGGCAGGTGATCTACTCAGTGCCGCCCACCCTGATCGGCCGCCAGGTCATGGTGCGGCTGCACCACGACCGGCTGGTGGTGTTCCTGGGCAGCGACTGGGTCTGCCAGCTCCCCCGCCTCTATGGCGCCTCTGGTGGCAAGCGGGCCTGGTGCATCGATCTGGAGCACCTGATCGATGCCCTGCGGGCCAAGCCCCGGGCCCTGCTCCATTGCCGCTACCAGCGCTACCTCTTCCCTGATTCCCGCTGGTGGGACTTCTGGCAGCAACTCCTGGTCGGCGGTGACCGTGACGCCGCTGCCCGGCTGATGGTCGAGGCCCTGTATGTGGCGGTGCGGGTGGCCTCCTATGCGCTGGTGCTCGCCTTCCTGGAGCAGGCCCAACGCCGCCAGACCCTTTCGCTGTCGGCTCTGCAGCAGCGATTCCGCGTTCCTCCCCGTTGCCAGAGCCTCCCCGATCCCGCCATCCCCCAACACCTGCTGGCTACCTATGACCACCTCGTCCCCATGCCCGCGCTCTGCGGCGGTGGAAGCGGCGCTGCCGCTCCTGCTCAAACAGCTGAAACTGGCGCGCTTCCGCAGTCACTGGCAGCCGCTGGCCGATCAGGCTGA
- a CDS encoding anti-sigma factor antagonist (This anti-anti-sigma factor, or anti-sigma factor antagonist, belongs to a family that includes characterized members SpoIIAA, RsbV, RsfA, and RsfB.): protein MSLTIDIVQGDIHATLVLSGDIDTKTAPDLLSQLTSLELHALEQLRLNLLDVGFVSSAGLRAIVFAKQKMPHTSRLYLVGASEQIIDTVTKTGLAQAVVIVDSEEEI from the coding sequence ATGTCTCTGACAATTGACATCGTCCAAGGCGACATCCATGCAACCCTGGTGCTCTCAGGAGATATCGACACAAAAACAGCCCCAGACCTACTCAGCCAGCTGACTTCACTGGAACTTCATGCGTTAGAGCAGCTTCGCCTGAATCTTCTGGATGTTGGTTTTGTCAGCAGTGCCGGACTCAGAGCTATTGTTTTTGCCAAGCAGAAAATGCCCCATACATCCCGCCTTTACCTGGTGGGTGCATCCGAGCAGATTATCGACACAGTCACGAAGACAGGCCTGGCTCAGGCTGTCGTGATTGTCGACAGTGAGGAGGAGATTTAG
- a CDS encoding IS3 family transposase, whose translation MSRQCALLGLPRSTLYYRPTPVRVSTLRIMARIDALYLEDPCSGSRRMVDYLAQDGIPISRDRVRNLMRRMGLRAIYQKPRTTVPGDPSVRFPCLVDLTQVTSVDQVWATDITYIPLQKGFLYLVAIMDLHSRHVLSWRLSNSLDTKFCLEALEMALGGGRRPEIFHSDQGCQFTSADFVARLKGERIQISWSGRKRCYDNILVERLWRTVKYEEVYLRAYSDGWDAEISLARFLWRYCHVRPHSSLGGKTPHAVYTEAEPCSTRIRRQSG comes from the coding sequence ATCAGCAGGCAGTGTGCGCTGCTGGGGCTGCCTCGATCCACGCTGTACTACCGGCCGACACCGGTCCGTGTATCGACGCTGCGGATCATGGCCAGGATCGATGCTCTCTACCTGGAGGATCCCTGCAGCGGCAGCCGCCGGATGGTGGACTATCTGGCCCAAGATGGTATCCCGATCAGCCGAGATCGAGTGCGAAACCTCATGCGGCGCATGGGATTACGGGCGATCTACCAGAAGCCCCGGACGACGGTTCCAGGTGATCCGTCCGTGCGGTTCCCCTGCCTGGTGGACCTCACGCAGGTCACGTCGGTGGATCAGGTCTGGGCGACCGACATCACCTACATCCCTCTGCAGAAAGGGTTCCTCTATCTGGTGGCGATCATGGATCTCCATTCCAGGCATGTGCTCAGCTGGAGGCTCTCCAACAGCCTTGACACGAAGTTCTGTCTGGAGGCCCTGGAGATGGCCTTGGGAGGCGGCCGTAGGCCAGAGATCTTCCACTCCGATCAAGGCTGTCAGTTCACGTCCGCTGACTTTGTGGCCAGACTCAAAGGGGAGCGGATCCAGATCAGCTGGTCCGGCAGAAAGCGGTGCTACGACAACATCCTTGTTGAACGGCTGTGGAGGACTGTCAAGTACGAGGAGGTCTACCTACGGGCATACAGCGATGGCTGGGACGCTGAAATCAGCCTGGCCCGCTTCCTGTGGCGGTATTGCCATGTAAGACCTCACAGTTCCCTTGGAGGCAAAACTCCCCACGCGGTCTACACTGAGGCCGAACCATGTTCCACCCGTATCCGGCGACAATCTGGTTGA
- a CDS encoding transposase, whose product MSKRRTHSPEFKARVAMEAISGRKTIQEIAADHAIHPIQVSQWKRQLLDGASELFTRGKKTKDKEEGQAKEAELFQQIGRLQMELEWLKKKSQLL is encoded by the coding sequence ATGAGCAAGCGCCGCACCCACAGCCCCGAGTTCAAGGCCAGGGTCGCCATGGAGGCGATCAGTGGCCGCAAGACGATCCAGGAGATCGCCGCCGACCACGCCATCCACCCGATCCAGGTGAGCCAGTGGAAGCGGCAGCTCCTGGACGGTGCCAGCGAGCTCTTCACCCGAGGCAAGAAGACCAAGGACAAGGAGGAGGGGCAGGCCAAGGAGGCGGAGCTGTTCCAGCAGATCGGACGGCTGCAGATGGAGCTGGAGTGGCTCAAAAAAAAGTCTCAACTGCTCTGA
- a CDS encoding carboxymuconolactone decarboxylase family protein, protein MTADTNPTMNNAVTDDHDLQQALLGINPDFGELCIRVCGEVWGKPIISQKIKCLITIALDVANQSLDGPGTPFEAHVNMALKQGATIEEIEELLLFTCAYCGFNKAAGAFGKLKEIRSRT, encoded by the coding sequence ATGACCGCAGACACCAACCCCACCATGAATAATGCTGTCACCGATGACCATGACCTTCAGCAAGCCCTTCTCGGAATCAATCCGGATTTTGGTGAGCTCTGCATCAGGGTCTGTGGAGAAGTCTGGGGGAAGCCAATTATCTCTCAAAAGATAAAGTGCTTGATTACAATTGCTTTGGATGTGGCCAACCAGTCTCTGGATGGGCCAGGAACTCCGTTCGAAGCACATGTGAACATGGCCCTAAAGCAAGGTGCAACCATTGAAGAGATTGAAGAGCTCCTCCTGTTCACATGTGCCTACTGTGGCTTCAATAAAGCGGCCGGTGCCTTTGGAAAACTAAAAGAGATCAGATCCCGGACTTAA
- a CDS encoding ATP-binding protein has protein sequence MEAALPLLLKQLKLARFRSHWQPLADQADAQGWSPGQFLYALCEQELEQRQIARQQRLLRGAHLPWQKGLDGFDHQHLEPHHWQELQGLTRQTTWLLQAENLLLFGPSGVGKTHLAIAITMAMAAQDQACRFFPATTLVQLLQKAKAAYDLPAMLQKLDRYALLVIDDISYVGTPEKDSRPIGAGFVRLLRVNQAGKRGDIKSARSQKHGLQMPSGALIADQAIKKL, from the coding sequence GTGGAAGCGGCGCTGCCGCTCCTGCTCAAACAGCTGAAACTGGCGCGCTTCCGCAGTCACTGGCAGCCGCTGGCCGATCAGGCTGATGCCCAGGGCTGGAGCCCGGGCCAGTTCCTCTACGCCCTCTGTGAGCAGGAACTGGAACAACGGCAGATTGCCCGCCAGCAACGCCTGCTGCGCGGTGCCCATCTCCCGTGGCAGAAAGGTCTCGATGGCTTTGACCACCAGCACCTCGAGCCCCACCACTGGCAGGAGCTCCAAGGCCTGACGCGGCAGACCACCTGGCTCCTGCAGGCGGAGAACCTGCTGCTGTTTGGTCCCAGCGGTGTGGGCAAGACCCACCTGGCCATTGCCATCACGATGGCGATGGCGGCGCAGGACCAGGCCTGCCGCTTCTTCCCGGCCACCACGCTGGTGCAGCTGCTGCAGAAGGCCAAGGCGGCCTACGACCTGCCGGCGATGCTCCAGAAGCTCGATCGCTATGCCCTGCTGGTGATCGACGACATCTCCTACGTGGGGACTCCTGAAAAAGATTCTCGGCCCATCGGCGCCGGATTCGTCCGTTTGCTTCGCGTTAATCAGGCTGGCAAGCGCGGTGACATCAAGTCGGCCAGATCTCAAAAGCATGGCTTGCAGATGCCCTCAGGCGCTCTGATCGCTGACCAGGCCATAAAAAAGCTGTAG
- a CDS encoding IS5 family transposase, translating to MYRRHNNGQISIKEFHLPFGGTLDPENRWVQLEGLIPWDELEETYAPQFSATIGAPAKSVRMAFGALYIKQKLGLTDEETVHEIRENAYIQFFLGFAGYTAKAPFDASMMVHFRKRFSDEDLRRINELVVQRGKEILLEALAQAADDDDHDDRDSSGGGAQLELDALIKPADWPEGKNWGTLTIDASCTPADITYPRDLKLLNEARTTTERVIDDLCSQSSGFRRHRPRYDRGLARAHFLRVAKQKRPRRRKVKAAIKHQLGYVRQNLKAIDALIGCGARLSELKRHWWQKLLACSELERQQGLLLASQTNSIPDRLVNLVQTHIRPMVRGKARAAVEFGAKISVSVQNGFPFLHRISWNPYNEGEDLIAQAEKYKLDTGSYPERICADRIYITAKNRHFCTRNGIRLSGKRLGRPPKDPDVTTAHKHQLRSDQARRNEVEGVFGSGKRKYSLDLIMARLPAGAESSISMAFVVMCAEKVLRLLRLFFVLLFGWIYSFFMAWSAIRAPEGICKPCF from the coding sequence ATGTACCGGAGGCACAATAACGGTCAGATCTCAATCAAGGAGTTCCACCTGCCATTTGGCGGCACACTTGATCCCGAGAATCGCTGGGTTCAACTGGAGGGGCTGATCCCATGGGATGAGCTGGAAGAAACCTATGCCCCTCAATTCAGCGCCACAATTGGCGCTCCAGCCAAATCAGTGAGAATGGCCTTTGGTGCTCTCTACATCAAACAGAAGTTAGGGCTTACCGACGAAGAGACAGTCCATGAGATCAGAGAGAACGCCTATATTCAGTTCTTTCTCGGCTTTGCGGGCTACACAGCTAAGGCACCGTTTGATGCCTCGATGATGGTGCACTTTCGCAAGCGTTTTTCTGACGAGGATCTGCGCCGTATCAACGAGCTGGTGGTGCAGCGCGGCAAAGAGATCCTTCTGGAAGCACTTGCTCAGGCAGCAGACGATGACGACCATGATGATCGTGATTCCAGTGGAGGAGGCGCTCAGCTAGAACTTGATGCGTTGATCAAGCCTGCTGACTGGCCAGAAGGAAAGAATTGGGGCACTCTCACGATTGATGCCAGTTGCACTCCAGCCGACATCACCTATCCCAGAGACCTCAAGCTCCTCAACGAGGCTCGCACAACGACCGAGCGAGTCATTGATGATCTGTGCAGTCAGTCATCGGGATTCAGGAGACATCGACCTCGCTACGACCGTGGCCTTGCTCGTGCTCATTTCCTGAGAGTGGCGAAGCAAAAACGACCACGTCGCCGCAAAGTGAAGGCTGCCATTAAACATCAGCTTGGCTATGTGCGGCAGAATCTCAAGGCCATTGATGCTCTGATCGGCTGCGGGGCAAGGCTTTCCGAGCTTAAGAGGCATTGGTGGCAGAAGTTGTTGGCCTGCAGCGAGTTGGAGCGGCAACAGGGCCTTCTGCTCGCCTCTCAGACCAACAGCATTCCAGACCGCCTGGTGAATCTTGTGCAGACCCATATCCGCCCAATGGTGCGAGGCAAAGCACGTGCTGCGGTGGAGTTTGGAGCCAAAATCAGTGTTTCGGTTCAAAACGGCTTTCCGTTCTTGCACCGCATAAGCTGGAACCCCTACAACGAAGGAGAAGACCTTATCGCTCAGGCGGAAAAATACAAGCTGGATACAGGATCTTACCCAGAGCGAATCTGCGCCGACCGGATTTATATCACGGCCAAGAATAGGCATTTCTGCACGAGGAACGGTATTCGCCTCTCCGGCAAGCGATTGGGTCGCCCGCCCAAGGATCCTGATGTCACCACTGCACACAAGCACCAGCTCCGATCTGATCAAGCTCGACGCAATGAAGTGGAAGGCGTCTTTGGCTCTGGAAAGCGCAAGTATTCCCTGGATCTGATCATGGCTCGTCTACCAGCTGGTGCCGAATCCTCCATCTCGATGGCCTTTGTCGTGATGTGCGCGGAAAAGGTCTTGAGGCTGCTGCGCCTCTTTTTTGTCCTTCTTTTTGGGTGGATCTACAGCTTTTTTATGGCCTGGTCAGCGATCAGAGCGCCTGAGGGCATCTGCAAGCCATGCTTTTGA